The following are from one region of the Pelagibius sp. CAU 1746 genome:
- a CDS encoding alpha-E domain-containing protein has translation MHRLLSRYAEAIYWLARYVERAENLARLLDVNETFSRDSRGWQNWRSILQINRDEERFFENHEEADADSVIYFYTLDQRNISSIISAVNAARSNARTLRPLISTEMWIQLNMFSNNLKSMQREDLSEPRLARFCNQVKEACQTHTGITEGTFYRDESWFFYQIGRAIERADQTTRLLDVKYHLLLPNNETVGSPLDVSQWNAVLRSAAGYHAFRRVQPSGMTQADVAGFLLFHSRFPRSVRACVHDISNRLNHLRSTYRLIGGATALDELDELHSLLDDITIDQVIDKGLHEFVDWVQLKLIRINAELGAAYFGYPALNQEGQAAD, from the coding sequence TTGCATAGGCTGCTGTCACGCTACGCGGAAGCGATCTACTGGTTGGCGCGCTATGTGGAACGCGCGGAGAACCTGGCGCGCCTCCTCGATGTGAACGAGACGTTCAGCAGAGACAGCCGCGGCTGGCAAAACTGGCGTTCGATCTTGCAGATCAACCGCGACGAAGAGCGCTTCTTCGAAAATCACGAGGAAGCCGATGCCGACTCCGTCATCTACTTCTACACCCTGGATCAGCGCAACATCTCGTCGATCATTTCCGCAGTCAATGCCGCCCGCAGCAATGCCCGGACCTTGCGCCCACTGATCTCCACCGAGATGTGGATACAGCTCAACATGTTCTCCAACAATCTGAAGAGCATGCAGCGCGAAGATCTCAGCGAACCGCGCCTCGCGCGCTTCTGCAACCAGGTGAAGGAAGCCTGTCAAACCCATACCGGCATCACCGAAGGCACCTTCTATCGCGACGAGAGCTGGTTCTTCTATCAGATCGGCAGGGCGATCGAGCGCGCCGATCAGACCACACGTCTGCTGGATGTGAAGTACCATCTGTTGCTGCCGAACAACGAAACTGTCGGCTCACCGCTGGACGTCAGTCAATGGAATGCGGTGCTGCGGTCGGCCGCCGGCTATCACGCGTTCCGTCGGGTCCAGCCTAGTGGTATGACACAGGCCGACGTCGCCGGCTTCCTGCTGTTTCACAGCCGCTTTCCCCGATCCGTCAGGGCTTGCGTACATGACATCTCAAATCGACTCAATCATCTGCGCTCCACCTACCGGCTTATCGGCGGCGCCACGGCGCTGGATGAGCTGGATGAACTGCACTCTCTGCTCGACGACATCACCATCGACCAGGTCATCGACAAAGGGCTTCATGAGTTCGTCGACTGGGTGCAATTAAAGCTCATCCGCATCAACGCCGAGCTGGGCGCGGCCTATTTCGGCTATCCGGCCCTAAACCAGGAAGGCCAAGCCGCCGATTGA
- the motA gene encoding flagellar motor stator protein MotA — MGLIVGILIVIGCTLGGYTAMGGKLGVLWQPFEAVIIVGAAIGSYIIGNPASVVKHTGTAIGKVFKGSQYKKENYVELISLLYQILKVAKTKGNLGLEQHIENPQDSALFAQFPGVMANETAVIFLCDYLRLLTLGSEDPHEMETLMDEEIEVVHHEHMEVAHALQTMADGMPALGIVAAVLGVIKTMGSITEPPEVLGKLIGGALVGTFLGVWVSYGFLGPTASKAQAVYNAEIKYLHCIKAALLAHMHGSPPAVSVEFARKALNSHDRPTFYEVEDAVSALPPPA; from the coding sequence ATGGGGCTTATTGTAGGCATACTGATCGTAATTGGCTGTACCCTCGGCGGCTATACCGCGATGGGCGGCAAGCTGGGCGTGCTGTGGCAACCGTTTGAGGCCGTGATCATCGTCGGCGCCGCAATCGGCTCCTACATCATCGGCAATCCCGCCTCCGTCGTGAAGCACACCGGCACCGCGATCGGCAAGGTCTTCAAAGGCTCCCAGTACAAAAAAGAGAACTACGTCGAACTCATCAGCCTGCTCTACCAGATCCTCAAGGTCGCCAAGACCAAGGGCAACCTGGGCCTGGAGCAGCACATCGAAAACCCGCAGGATTCTGCGCTCTTCGCCCAGTTTCCCGGCGTCATGGCGAACGAAACCGCCGTGATCTTCCTTTGCGACTACCTGCGCCTGCTCACCCTCGGTTCCGAAGACCCCCATGAGATGGAAACCCTCATGGACGAAGAAATCGAGGTTGTCCACCATGAGCACATGGAGGTTGCCCACGCCCTGCAAACTATGGCTGACGGCATGCCGGCGCTGGGCATCGTCGCGGCGGTGCTGGGCGTCATCAAAACCATGGGCTCGATCACCGAGCCACCGGAAGTGCTCGGCAAGCTGATCGGCGGCGCCCTGGTCGGCACCTTCCTGGGGGTGTGGGTTTCCTACGGTTTCCTGGGGCCGACCGCCTCAAAGGCGCAGGCGGTCTACAACGCGGAGATCAAGTATCTCCACTGTATCAAGGCGGCTCTGCTGGCACACATGCACGGCTCGCCGCCGGCCGTCTCCGTAGAGTTTGCCCGCAAGGCCCTGAATTCGCATGACCGGCCGACCTTCTACGAGGTCGAAGACGCGGTCTCCGCCCTTCCGCCCCCCGCCTAA
- a CDS encoding circularly permuted type 2 ATP-grasp protein: MLGGAGDPAEHTLSIRERLNRLDLEELRGRARDAELELYSFGITFTVYTQKDVIDRILPFDVIPRVISAQAWKTIQSGVIQRVAALNLFLHDIYHQQKILKDGVVPKDLVLGNKNYCPQMEGIDVPCGTYVHINGTDLVRGDDGQFVVLEDNGRCPSGVSYVVENRHLMLRSFPDLMSNIGIRPVSNYGQKLHEALVETAPAGVGEPQVVLLSPGTYNSAYFEHIFLAREMGVPLVEGSDLVVENDKVYMKTINGLDPVHVIYRRIGDDFLDPEVFNPDSVLGAAGLMRAYAKGNVSLANAIGTGVADDKAVYAYIPRIIKYYLDEDPILANVETHICREPEGLAYTLANLNKLVVKPVGESGGYGITIGPRASKEELEKCRAEVTADPANYIAQPMVNLSVCPTLTDDGIKARHVDLRPFAVTGKSTWVLPGGLSRVALTKGSIVVNSSQGGGSKDTWVLE; the protein is encoded by the coding sequence ATGCTGGGTGGCGCCGGCGATCCTGCCGAACACACGTTGTCTATCCGGGAGCGCCTGAACCGCCTGGACCTGGAAGAGTTGCGCGGCCGCGCCCGCGATGCAGAGCTGGAGCTCTACAGCTTCGGCATCACCTTCACGGTCTATACCCAAAAGGACGTCATAGACCGCATTCTGCCGTTCGACGTCATTCCCCGCGTCATTTCAGCCCAGGCCTGGAAGACGATTCAGAGCGGAGTGATACAGCGCGTCGCGGCCCTGAACCTTTTCCTGCACGACATCTATCACCAACAGAAGATTCTCAAGGACGGCGTGGTCCCCAAGGATTTGGTTCTGGGCAACAAGAACTACTGTCCGCAGATGGAAGGCATCGACGTGCCTTGCGGAACCTACGTCCACATCAACGGGACCGATCTGGTGCGCGGCGACGATGGCCAGTTCGTGGTGCTGGAAGACAACGGACGCTGTCCTTCCGGCGTTTCTTATGTTGTCGAAAACCGCCACTTGATGCTGCGCAGCTTCCCCGACCTGATGAGCAACATCGGTATCCGCCCGGTGTCCAACTACGGCCAGAAGCTGCACGAGGCCTTGGTCGAAACTGCGCCTGCCGGAGTCGGCGAGCCGCAGGTGGTTCTGCTTTCGCCGGGCACTTACAACTCAGCCTACTTCGAGCACATCTTCCTTGCGCGCGAAATGGGCGTGCCGCTGGTGGAAGGCAGCGATCTCGTCGTCGAGAACGACAAGGTCTACATGAAAACCATCAACGGTCTCGATCCCGTCCATGTCATTTATCGCCGCATCGGCGACGACTTCCTCGACCCCGAGGTCTTCAATCCGGACAGCGTTCTGGGGGCTGCGGGACTGATGCGGGCTTACGCCAAGGGCAACGTGTCTCTGGCCAACGCCATCGGCACGGGCGTCGCCGACGACAAGGCCGTCTATGCCTATATCCCTAGAATCATAAAGTACTACCTGGACGAAGACCCGATTCTGGCTAACGTGGAGACGCATATTTGCCGTGAACCCGAAGGTTTGGCCTATACCCTCGCCAACTTGAACAAATTGGTGGTGAAGCCGGTGGGAGAATCCGGCGGCTACGGCATCACCATCGGTCCGCGGGCCAGCAAGGAGGAGCTGGAGAAATGCCGTGCGGAGGTCACCGCCGACCCCGCCAACTATATCGCGCAGCCGATGGTCAACCTCTCGGTCTGCCCCACCCTGACCGACGACGGAATCAAGGCCCGCCACGTCGACCTGCGCCCCTTCGCCGTCACCGGCAAGTCGACCTGGGTGCTGCCGGGCGGCCTGTCGCGCGTTGCCCTGACGAAGGGTTCGATTGTCGTCAATTCCTCCCAGGGCGGCGGTTCAAAAGATACTTGGGTTCTTGAATAG
- a CDS encoding flagellar motor protein MotB — translation MAAGNDEAQIVIIKKVKKGGGGGHHGGAWKVAYADFVTAMMAFFLLLWLLNATTEEQRKGIAEYFSPITSLDPDSVSQSDSGSGGVMGGRSMTTDGALVNDTSPIGITVALPGAKDDTEEQSPTQVENPADDSQSGQRLSKTADNPNQDVNREEVDRLARELEQERFAAAEADLRQALESIPDLADFAKNLIVDQTPEGLRIQIIDQEGRSMFASGKAEMYPHTQRLLALVADAIKKLDNPVAIKGHTDSTPYSKDNGYSNWELSTDRANSSRRALLAAGLPASRIASVVGRADQEHLVPEEPNSPRNRRISVVLLRQAPESEAPVYQSNH, via the coding sequence GTGGCTGCAGGAAACGACGAAGCTCAAATCGTCATCATCAAGAAGGTGAAGAAAGGCGGCGGCGGCGGCCACCACGGTGGCGCCTGGAAAGTCGCCTACGCCGACTTCGTCACGGCCATGATGGCCTTTTTCCTGCTGCTCTGGTTGCTGAACGCCACGACGGAAGAGCAGCGCAAGGGTATCGCCGAGTACTTCTCGCCGATCACCTCCCTGGATCCCGACAGCGTCTCGCAAAGCGACAGCGGTTCCGGCGGCGTCATGGGCGGGCGCAGCATGACCACCGACGGCGCCCTGGTGAACGATACCTCGCCGATCGGCATCACGGTCGCCCTGCCCGGCGCCAAGGACGATACCGAGGAACAAAGCCCCACCCAGGTGGAGAACCCCGCCGACGACAGCCAATCGGGGCAGCGCCTGAGCAAGACGGCGGACAATCCGAACCAGGACGTGAACCGTGAAGAAGTCGACCGCCTGGCGCGGGAACTGGAACAGGAGCGTTTCGCCGCCGCCGAGGCGGACCTGCGCCAGGCCCTGGAATCGATCCCCGACCTCGCCGACTTCGCCAAGAACCTGATCGTGGATCAGACTCCGGAGGGCTTGCGGATCCAGATCATCGATCAGGAGGGCCGCTCCATGTTCGCCTCGGGCAAGGCCGAAATGTACCCGCATACGCAACGCCTGCTCGCGCTGGTCGCCGACGCCATCAAGAAGCTCGACAACCCGGTGGCCATCAAAGGGCATACCGACTCCACTCCCTATTCCAAGGACAACGGCTACTCCAACTGGGAACTGTCGACCGACCGCGCCAACTCCAGCCGCCGCGCCCTGCTGGCCGCCGGCCTGCCGGCTTCTCGCATCGCCTCCGTGGTGGGACGGGCCGACCAGGAACACCTGGTCCCCGAAGAGCCGAACTCGCCGCGCAACCGGCGCATCTCGGTCGTCCTGCTGCGCCAGGCCCCCGAGAGCGAAGCGCCCGTCTATCAGTCCAACCACTGA
- a CDS encoding TRAP transporter substrate-binding protein, translating into MQTTWPKNFPGLGTGANKLAEFIGAASGGKLTVEVFGGGEIVPAFETMDAVSSGTIEMGHGAPYYWKGKVPASQFIASIPFGLNAQEQNAWIQFGGGQELADKIYRELGCKFFASGNTGVQAGGWFNKEINSLEDYKGLKMRIPGLGGEVVKAAGGNVVNLPGGEIPPALQSGAIDATEWVGPYNDLAFGLYKSAKFYYYPGWHEPATLLDNFINLQAWEKLSDDLKAVVSAANAYANTYVLNEFVAKNNGALNTLVSEHGVILKKFPDEVLNALGGLSGQVIGDLAAADPLSREVMDSITAFRKQAIAYAKVSEQAFYNARGLPFKWVE; encoded by the coding sequence ATGCAAACGACCTGGCCCAAGAACTTTCCGGGCCTGGGCACCGGCGCCAACAAGCTTGCGGAATTCATCGGTGCGGCCTCCGGCGGTAAGCTGACGGTGGAAGTCTTTGGCGGCGGCGAAATCGTTCCGGCCTTCGAGACCATGGACGCAGTCTCCAGCGGCACCATCGAGATGGGCCATGGCGCGCCCTACTACTGGAAAGGCAAAGTGCCGGCCAGCCAGTTCATCGCCTCCATCCCCTTCGGCCTCAACGCCCAGGAGCAGAACGCATGGATCCAGTTCGGCGGCGGCCAGGAGCTGGCGGACAAGATCTACCGTGAGCTGGGCTGCAAGTTCTTCGCCTCGGGCAATACCGGCGTCCAGGCCGGTGGTTGGTTCAACAAGGAGATCAATTCTCTGGAGGACTACAAAGGCCTGAAAATGCGCATCCCAGGGCTCGGCGGCGAGGTCGTTAAGGCCGCCGGCGGCAACGTGGTCAACTTGCCGGGCGGCGAGATTCCGCCGGCCCTTCAATCCGGCGCCATCGACGCCACCGAATGGGTCGGGCCCTACAACGACCTGGCTTTCGGCCTCTATAAGAGCGCGAAGTTCTACTACTATCCCGGCTGGCACGAGCCGGCCACCCTGCTGGACAACTTCATCAACCTCCAGGCCTGGGAGAAGCTGTCCGACGATCTGAAGGCCGTGGTGTCAGCCGCCAACGCCTATGCGAACACCTACGTGCTGAACGAGTTCGTGGCCAAGAACAACGGCGCCCTCAACACCCTGGTGAGCGAGCATGGCGTCATCCTCAAGAAGTTCCCGGACGAGGTGCTCAATGCTCTCGGCGGCCTCTCCGGCCAGGTGATCGGCGACCTTGCCGCCGCCGACCCGCTGAGCCGTGAGGTGATGGATTCCATCACCGCTTTCCGGAAGCAGGCCATTGCTTATGCGAAGGTCTCGGAGCAGGCGTTCTATAACGCCCGCGGCCTGCCCTTTAAGTGGGTCGAATAG
- a CDS encoding RDD family protein, with the protein MPSTAPQLYAGVILRRSLAYLVDVLVIAILGICLGFALSIAGALTFGLLSPIAVIILSLWPIAYHSYFLASRGATPGMRLFDLELRDWSGKNVAPLQAVLATILFYVTVALTAWLILLVVLFTDRSRALHDILAGTLVVRRHP; encoded by the coding sequence ATGCCATCCACCGCACCGCAGCTCTATGCCGGCGTGATCCTGCGGCGCAGCCTTGCCTACCTGGTCGACGTCTTAGTCATCGCAATCCTGGGGATCTGCCTCGGCTTCGCTCTGTCGATTGCCGGCGCCCTCACCTTCGGCCTGCTGAGCCCCATTGCCGTCATCATCCTGTCCCTCTGGCCCATCGCCTATCACAGCTATTTTCTGGCCAGCCGCGGTGCCACGCCGGGAATGCGCCTGTTCGACCTGGAGCTGAGAGACTGGAGCGGCAAGAACGTGGCGCCGCTGCAGGCCGTACTGGCAACCATCCTGTTCTATGTCACCGTCGCCCTGACGGCTTGGCTGATCCTGCTGGTCGTACTGTTCACCGACCGCAGCCGGGCCCTTCATGACATCCTGGCCGGCACCCTGGTGGTCCGCCGCCACCCCTGA
- a CDS encoding arginyltransferase, translated as MDPTAFGPLQSYYVLEPNVCPYLPSRLENKLLTKISGPQAQAAYDTLSLAGFRRSHRYAYRPACSHCNACVPVRVVAGEFEPGKSLRRIARANGDLSVHMGPACATEEQFNLFRRYISSRHGDGEMAGMSEEEYRSMVESSDIDTRLAEFRRPDGTLIAVCLLDWLADGPSAVYSFFDPASVRRSLGTFVVLWLIDAALHHNAPHVYLGYWIDHSRKMAYKTRFQPLEAFGTEGWRRLPA; from the coding sequence GTGGATCCCACCGCCTTTGGGCCGCTCCAGAGCTACTACGTTCTGGAGCCGAACGTCTGCCCCTACCTGCCGAGCCGGCTGGAGAACAAGCTGCTGACGAAAATCAGCGGTCCCCAGGCACAGGCTGCCTACGACACCCTCAGCCTGGCCGGATTCCGCCGCAGCCACCGCTACGCCTATCGGCCCGCCTGCAGCCACTGCAACGCCTGTGTTCCGGTCCGGGTCGTGGCGGGTGAGTTCGAACCAGGGAAGTCGCTGCGCCGCATCGCCCGGGCCAACGGCGACCTCTCGGTCCACATGGGGCCGGCCTGCGCGACGGAGGAGCAATTCAACCTCTTCCGCCGCTATATTTCCTCCCGCCACGGCGACGGCGAAATGGCTGGAATGAGCGAGGAGGAGTACCGCTCGATGGTCGAGTCCAGCGATATCGACACCCGCCTGGCCGAGTTCCGCAGGCCTGACGGCACGCTGATCGCCGTCTGCCTGCTGGATTGGCTCGCCGATGGCCCCTCGGCCGTCTACAGCTTCTTCGACCCGGCATCAGTGCGCCGCTCCCTCGGGACCTTTGTCGTCCTCTGGCTGATCGATGCGGCGCTGCACCACAATGCGCCCCACGTCTATCTCGGCTACTGGATCGACCACAGCCGGAAGATGGCCTACAAAACCCGCTTCCAGCCGCTGGAAGCCTTCGGAACCGAAGGGTGGCGCCGCTTGCCCGCCTGA